A region of Bacillus rossius redtenbacheri isolate Brsri chromosome 2, Brsri_v3, whole genome shotgun sequence DNA encodes the following proteins:
- the LOC134529242 gene encoding uncharacterized protein LOC134529242 isoform X4: protein MKKCKKRRGFPSCKKVTKRGKYKRTQQKSASHERNAILHSQEYTEVETDDATKHPSTPRDGDVHVTEHFSHFSDDLKFPVDQLMRLSSTPTRKNGDPSNVGATGSDGSILLDMDTCQINVIESAYTEPSAANDSLASQEVSRYLLPSSTPTRKNGDPSNVGATGSDGSILLDMDTCQINVIESAYTEPSAANDSLASQEVSRYLLPSSTPTRKNGDPSNVGATGSDGSILLDMDTCQINVIESAYTEPSAANDSLASQEVSRYLLPSSTPTRKNGDPSNVGATGSDGSILLDMDTCQINVIESAYTEPSAANDPSLTHEVPLSPLPELLIESRHEVGDKDSNLNNIEGRRICDIRHVITKARQLEKHNLECKARIKGYFTYTGEKRIGLRSVLHFKCTSCDARTSIDTDPSDTVNTAATWGTVMSGKGHAVIEQLFSLMEIPPASSSTFMKEEREIGKVSACKKGNAKNRLQVVS from the exons ATGAAGAAATGCAAGAAACGAAGAGGATTTCCTTCTTGCAAGAAGGTTACAAAGCGTGGCAAGTACAAAAGGACACAGCAGAAAAGTGCCAG TCACGAAAGAAATGCTATTCTGCACTCCCAAGAATACACTGAAGTGGAAACCGACGATGCTACAAAACATCCTTCAACTCCTAGGGATGGTGACGTGCATGTGACAGAGCACTTTAGTCATTTTAGCGACgatttaaaatttcctgttgatCAGCTCATGCGCCT AAGTTCTACACCCACAAGAAAGAATGGAGACCCAAGTAACGTAGGCGCAACAGGATCTGATGGATCGATATTGTTGGATATGGACACTTGTCAAATAAACGTTATTGAAAGTGCATATACCGAGCCTAGTGCAGCAAACGATTCTTTAGCGAGTCAGGAAGTTTCTCGTTATTTGCTGCC AAGTTCTACACCCACAAGAAAGAATGGAGACCCAAGTAACGTAGGCGCAACAGGATCTGATGGATCGATATTGTTGGATATGGACACTTGTCAAATAAACGTTATTGAAAGTGCATATACCGAGCCTAGTGCAGCAAACGATTCTTTAGCGAGTCAGGAAGTTTCTCGTTATTTGCTGCC AAGTTCTACACCCACAAGAAAGAATGGAGACCCAAGTAACGTAGGCGCAACAGGATCTGATGGATCGATATTGTTGGATATGGACACTTGTCAAATAAACGTTATTGAAAGTGCATATACCGAGCCTAGTGCAGCAAACGATTCTTTAGCGAGTCAGGAAGTTTCTCGTTATTTGCTGCC AAGTTCTACACCCACAAGAAAGAATGGAGACCCAAGTAACGTAGGCGCAACAGGATCTGATGGATCGATATTGTTGGATATGGACACTTGTCAAATAAACGTTATTGAAAGTGCATATACCGAGCCTAGTGCAGCAAACGATCCTTCGCTTACACATGAAGTTCCTCTTTCACCACTGCC AGAACTGTTGATTGAATCACGACATGAAGTGGGGGACAAGGACAGCAACTTGAATAACATTGAAGGAAGGAGAATTTGCGACATACGTCATGTCATTACTAAAGCCAGACAGTTGGAGAAGCACAATTTGGAATGCAAAGCTCGCATTAAAGGATATTTTACTTATACAGGGGAAAAACGCATCGGCTTGAGAAGTGTGTTACATTTCAAGTGTACTTCCTGTGATGCCAGGACATCTATTGATACTGATCCCAGTGACACAGTAAACACTGCAGCAACATGGGGTACAGTAATGAGTGGAAAAGGACATGCAGTAATAGAACAATTATTTTCTCTGATGGAGATTCCACCAGCAAGCAGCTCAACGTTCATGAAAGAAGAACGGGAAATCGGAAAAGTAAGTGCATGTAAAAAAGGTAATGCTAAGAATAGATTACAAGTTGTATCTTGA
- the LOC134529242 gene encoding uncharacterized protein LOC134529242 isoform X6, translating to MKKCKKRRGFPSCKKVTKRGKYKRTQQKSASHERNAILHSQEYTEVETDDATKHPSTPRDGDVHVTEHFSHFSDDLKFPVDQLMRLSSTPTRKNGDPSNVGATGSDGSILLDMDTCQINVIESAYTEPSAANDSLASQEVSRYLLPSSTPTRKNGDPSNVGATGSDGSILLDMDTCQINVIESAYTEPSAANDSLASQEVSRYLLPSSTPTRKNGDPSNVGATGSDGSILLDMDTCQINVIESAYTEPSAANDSLASQEVSRYLLPSSTPTRKNGDPSNVGATGSDGSILLDMDTCQINVIESAYTEPSAANDPSLTHEVPLSPLP from the exons ATGAAGAAATGCAAGAAACGAAGAGGATTTCCTTCTTGCAAGAAGGTTACAAAGCGTGGCAAGTACAAAAGGACACAGCAGAAAAGTGCCAG TCACGAAAGAAATGCTATTCTGCACTCCCAAGAATACACTGAAGTGGAAACCGACGATGCTACAAAACATCCTTCAACTCCTAGGGATGGTGACGTGCATGTGACAGAGCACTTTAGTCATTTTAGCGACgatttaaaatttcctgttgatCAGCTCATGCGCCT AAGTTCTACACCCACAAGAAAGAATGGAGACCCAAGTAACGTAGGCGCAACAGGATCTGATGGATCGATATTGTTGGATATGGACACTTGTCAAATAAACGTTATTGAAAGTGCATATACCGAGCCTAGTGCAGCAAACGATTCTTTAGCGAGTCAGGAAGTTTCTCGTTATTTGCTGCC AAGTTCTACACCCACAAGAAAGAATGGAGACCCAAGTAACGTAGGCGCAACAGGATCTGATGGATCGATATTGTTGGATATGGACACTTGTCAAATAAACGTTATTGAAAGTGCATATACCGAGCCTAGTGCAGCAAACGATTCTTTAGCGAGTCAGGAAGTTTCTCGTTATTTGCTGCC AAGTTCTACACCCACAAGAAAGAATGGAGACCCAAGTAACGTAGGCGCAACAGGATCTGATGGATCGATATTGTTGGATATGGACACTTGTCAAATAAACGTTATTGAAAGTGCATATACCGAGCCTAGTGCAGCAAACGATTCTTTAGCGAGTCAGGAAGTTTCTCGTTATTTGCTGCC AAGTTCTACACCCACAAGAAAGAATGGAGACCCAAGTAACGTAGGCGCAACAGGATCTGATGGATCGATATTGTTGGATATGGACACTTGTCAAATAAACGTTATTGAAAGTGCATATACCGAGCCTAGTGCAGCAAACGATCCTTCGCTTACACATGAAGTTCCTCTTTCACCACTGCCGTAA